A window of the Lepisosteus oculatus isolate fLepOcu1 chromosome 14, fLepOcu1.hap2, whole genome shotgun sequence genome harbors these coding sequences:
- the LOC138243389 gene encoding uncharacterized protein, translating into MVGYINSVLTETDVTLKGQRGSTNTEALSKNSSSASQPITRQETKTQLWNCPKGPERDLQKDRAWISSLAAHIPHCSPPHPPPGIPAHLGLTPAALWQLREGLQVKLEGLLQEEESWVRTWDQNMISSIQLDCLALYNEVLPEFGSEAAYAGLDFPFQGTGIMKQDTYEEAKEALKSYFENTTVRCDFSEVDKCFCQAAAELDLILQKYLGDAVAEVCE; encoded by the exons atggttggata TATTAATTCT GTCTTGACAGAGACGGATGTGACCCTGAAAGGCCAGAGAGGGTCGACCAATACTGAGGCTCTGAGCAAAAATTCTTCCAGT GCCAGCCAGCCAATCACCAGGCAGGAGACCAAGACCCAGCTGTGGAACTGCCCTAAGGGCCCGGAGAGGGATCTACAGAAGGACAGGGCATGGATCTCCTCCTTGGCAGCCCACATACCCCATTGCTCGCCCCCTCACCCACCCCCTGGTATACCCGCTCACCTGGGCCTGACCCCAGCGGCCCTGTGGCAGCTCAGGGAGGGCCTCCAGGTCAAGCTGGAGGGGCTGCTCCAGGAGGAGGAGAGCTGGGTGCGGACCTGGGATCAGAACATGATATCATCTATCCAGCTGGACTGCCTGGCGCTGTACAATGAAGTCCTTCCTGAGTTTGGATCAGAGGCTGCGTATGCGGGATTG GATTTTCCCTTCCAGGGCACAGGAATCATGAAGCAGGACACTTACGAGGAGGCGAAAGAGGCGCTGAAATCCTACTTCGAAAACACAACGGTCAGGTGTGACTTCTCCGAGGTGGACAAGTGCTTCTGCCAGGCTGCAGCCGAGCTCGACCTCATCCTGCAGAAGTACCTGGGAGACGCTGTGGCCGAGGTCTGTGAATAG